ACAGAGGTTCTGACCAGAACAGAGCCCAACCTGCTCGATCTGGGGATCGCACTCGTGGCAGGAGGTTTGGCGACCTACGCCAAGTTGCGGAGCGATGCCGTGAGTTCGCTGGCGGGAACGGCAATCGCCGTGGCCCTGGTACCTCCTGTCTGCGTGATGGGACTGTTGCTGTCACACCAGAACTGGAGTCAGGCCTCCGGAGCTGGATTACTTTTCGCCACCAACCTGCTGGGCATTCTCACAGGCGGCTTGGTACTGATGGCCTGGCAAGACTCCGAATTCCGCCAAAAGCTGCTCCGAAGTCAACTCAGCGTGGCCAGCTTCACACTGACAGGCCTGTTGCTGATTCCACTGGGAGGCAGCTTCATCGGATTACTGAATCAAGCCAATCGCGAAAACCGGCGATCCATGGTGGAACAAACAGTTCGTAAATTTCTTGTTAATAAAACTCTGACCTTCAGCGATCCGGAATTAGTGGATGTGGAAAAGGTTGATATTGGCTGGAGACCAACCAAACATGGCAAGAACAAAGAAGAGGGAATTATTCGGGTCATTGTTCGTGTAACAGATCCCGACCTTCCCAGCTACAAGCAGGTGACCTTGGTACAGGAGAAGATCAATAAACTTCTTCAGAGCAATTACCAGCTTGTTGTTCAGCGCACAGCTGTAGACGTGGTTGGTCCGAAAAAAGTGATCCCTTCAGAGCAGGAATCCAAGGAGACTGAGATTGAACAACCTTCTCAAAACAACAAGGCAGATACTGGCGAGCCCCAGAACAAACCTCTGCCGCAGGAATCCGGCGATGCTTTGGATGAACGATGACAGTTTTGTTGATTCGTGATGATCTTGTTCGGTTCTTGGATGGAATTCAGAACTCAATGGTCAGGAAATCATCCTGGAGCTGATGCCATCCATGCATGGATTCCGGCCATAAACTCGGCTGATGAG
Above is a window of Synechococcus sp. BIOS-E4-1 DNA encoding:
- a CDS encoding DUF389 domain-containing protein gives rise to the protein MDRQSLRHQTLNKLSTNNQTARTIDEFMEQGSLSSRKIRQLHRSHMRDATLDEVFIVLSVGASLISTLGLLANSTAVVIGAMVVAPWIMPLRAAAFAILLGEVRLLGRSLRTLLAGVLSTTLLSFLLGSVAGLPRFGTEVLTRTEPNLLDLGIALVAGGLATYAKLRSDAVSSLAGTAIAVALVPPVCVMGLLLSHQNWSQASGAGLLFATNLLGILTGGLVLMAWQDSEFRQKLLRSQLSVASFTLTGLLLIPLGGSFIGLLNQANRENRRSMVEQTVRKFLVNKTLTFSDPELVDVEKVDIGWRPTKHGKNKEEGIIRVIVRVTDPDLPSYKQVTLVQEKINKLLQSNYQLVVQRTAVDVVGPKKVIPSEQESKETEIEQPSQNNKADTGEPQNKPLPQESGDALDER